A genomic region of Methylobacterium durans contains the following coding sequences:
- a CDS encoding DUF72 domain-containing protein yields the protein MGLPSVAAVGTAGWNVPKAYASRFPTGGSHLERYAQRFDAVEINTSFYRPHRVATYERWAAAVPEPFRFAVKVPRAITHERRLENADAPLARFLGEVAGLGPKLGPLLLQLPPSLPFQAGTGGGFLQRLRHAVPGSIVCEPRHVSWFAPDVDALLADLRIARVAADPAPVPQASEPGGWRGLAYRRLHGSPRIYHSAYAPGALDALAERLRAEARDGVPSWCIFDNTADFAATGDAFMTLERMMRDAGPRAGVEDRAADEPLPR from the coding sequence ATGGGATTGCCGAGCGTCGCTGCCGTTGGAACCGCCGGCTGGAACGTGCCGAAGGCCTATGCCAGCCGGTTTCCGACGGGCGGGAGCCATCTCGAACGCTATGCACAGCGCTTCGATGCGGTCGAGATCAACACGTCGTTCTACCGGCCGCATCGTGTCGCGACCTACGAGCGCTGGGCCGCGGCCGTGCCCGAGCCGTTCCGCTTCGCGGTGAAGGTCCCGCGCGCGATCACGCACGAGCGACGCCTCGAGAACGCCGACGCGCCGCTCGCGCGATTCCTCGGCGAGGTCGCCGGGCTCGGACCGAAGCTGGGCCCGCTCCTGCTGCAACTGCCGCCGAGCCTTCCCTTTCAGGCCGGGACAGGCGGCGGGTTCCTGCAGCGCCTCAGGCATGCCGTTCCGGGAAGCATCGTCTGCGAGCCGCGGCATGTGAGCTGGTTTGCGCCCGACGTCGACGCGCTCCTGGCGGATCTGCGCATCGCCCGGGTCGCTGCCGATCCGGCACCGGTGCCGCAAGCCAGCGAGCCTGGCGGCTGGCGCGGATTGGCCTATCGTCGCCTGCACGGGTCACCGCGGATCTACCACTCGGCCTACGCGCCGGGTGCGCTCGACGCGCTGGCGGAGCGTCTCAGGGCCGAGGCGAGGGACGGCGTGCCGAGCTGGTGCATCTTCGACAACACGGCGGATTTTGCGGCCACGGGTGACGCGTTCATGACGCTGGAACGCATGATGCGGGATGCCGGACCGCGCGCAGGGGTCGAGGATCGCGCCGCTGACGAGCCTCTGCCCCGGTGA
- a CDS encoding MFS transporter encodes MSAAEAALDARIPLACCLGMLAVGVNGTAIMAALPTMRADLALDSEAVTWAVNSYLLASAACIILGGRASDWVGARRVALAGLILFGAASAVIALATGPATLLAGRAAQGLGAAFAVPATLACIGQAADPSRRSAALSAWAGALMLGFSLGPLVGGAATHLLGWRSVFVCTALALAAAAIALSTARAEAPPAAQRPSHLDAAGFALLATLMVSAVLALNGLPRAGQAPLHVAVPLAAAAAASALFVRVERRAADPFVDLAGIRRSPLFLRAAAIGAVAMFCILSTLLYFNIDAQGEAGLGLTPVGAGLMLLPLSVGLFALSRLAPRAVRRLGSAGALSGALVVVALACGAIVAAAHLRSEAILAVGLFLFGAGLAVPYATAPHLALAALPPEAAGQSSGLINACTFLGGSFG; translated from the coding sequence ATGAGCGCGGCCGAAGCTGCCCTGGACGCCCGCATTCCCCTGGCCTGCTGCCTCGGCATGCTCGCCGTCGGCGTCAACGGCACGGCGATCATGGCCGCGCTGCCGACCATGCGCGCGGATCTCGCCCTCGATTCCGAGGCGGTGACCTGGGCGGTGAACAGCTACCTCCTCGCCTCCGCCGCCTGCATCATCCTGGGCGGCCGGGCTTCGGACTGGGTCGGTGCCCGGCGCGTCGCCCTGGCGGGCCTCATCCTCTTCGGCGCCGCCTCGGCGGTGATCGCCCTGGCGACGGGGCCCGCAACGCTCCTGGCGGGCCGCGCCGCGCAGGGGCTCGGCGCGGCGTTCGCCGTGCCCGCGACGCTCGCGTGCATCGGGCAGGCGGCCGATCCCTCCCGGCGGAGCGCCGCCCTGAGTGCCTGGGCGGGCGCGCTGATGCTGGGATTCAGTCTCGGGCCCCTCGTCGGCGGCGCGGCCACCCACCTCCTCGGCTGGCGCAGCGTGTTCGTCTGCACCGCGCTCGCCCTCGCCGCCGCCGCGATCGCGCTCTCGACCGCCCGAGCGGAGGCACCGCCGGCAGCCCAGCGCCCGTCCCACCTCGATGCGGCCGGCTTCGCCCTGCTCGCGACCCTGATGGTCTCGGCCGTCCTTGCCCTGAACGGCCTGCCGCGTGCGGGGCAGGCGCCGCTTCACGTCGCCGTCCCGCTCGCCGCGGCGGCCGCGGCCTCCGCCCTGTTCGTGCGCGTGGAGCGGCGCGCCGCCGATCCGTTCGTGGACCTCGCCGGGATCCGGCGATCCCCGCTCTTCCTGCGGGCGGCCGCGATCGGGGCGGTCGCCATGTTCTGCATCCTGTCGACGCTGCTCTACTTCAACATCGATGCCCAGGGCGAAGCGGGGCTCGGGCTGACGCCGGTCGGCGCCGGGCTGATGCTGCTGCCGCTGAGCGTCGGCCTGTTCGCCCTGTCCCGGCTCGCGCCGCGCGCGGTGCGCCGGCTCGGTTCGGCCGGCGCGCTCTCGGGTGCCCTCGTCGTGGTCGCCCTCGCCTGCGGGGCGATCGTAGCGGCGGCGCATCTCCGCTCGGAGGCGATCCTGGCCGTCGGCCTGTTCCTGTTCGGTGCCGGCCTCGCCGTGCCCTACGCCACCGCCCCGCACCTCGCCCTCGCGGCGCTGCCGCCCGAGGCCGCGGGACAGAGCTCGGGCCTGATCAACGCCTGCACCTTCCTCGGCGGCAGCTTCGGGTGA